One stretch of Legionella birminghamensis DNA includes these proteins:
- a CDS encoding AmpG family muropeptide MFS transporter — MNTRLFIIFLLGFSSGLPLALITSTLQAWFADAGMSVLATGLLSLVGLPYVYRIIWGPLLDRYSLFSLGKRRSWILSMQILLLLSFNLMAWCSPNQSPQWMAFLALLIAFFSATQDIAIDAHRTEYLQESEFALGASLAVFGYRLALFIAGGLALVMANSLGWSFTYRIMGALMGLGIFAALWSPEPSQPANVQPNFLQLFLEPLKELWNRPGIIPLILFILFYKLGEAFTTTTSGIVMPFLIQGLGFSLDTIGYVNKMLGISSILLGGLAAGFLLLRWPLYQALLVFGIIQALTNVLFIALAITGKNLTLFAIAVVLDNFAAGMGSTALVALFMRLVNRQYTATQFSLLVAISTLPRTFSGPIAALLQIWTGWVGLYEFSFVLALAFIPFLLLIKNQTRMDEKETINSLSVAH; from the coding sequence ATGAATACACGGCTGTTCATTATTTTCCTATTAGGTTTTTCTTCCGGATTACCTCTGGCTTTAATTACCAGTACTTTGCAGGCCTGGTTTGCAGATGCCGGTATGTCTGTGCTGGCTACTGGCCTATTGAGCCTTGTTGGTTTGCCCTATGTCTACCGCATTATATGGGGGCCACTGCTGGATCGTTATTCCCTGTTTTCCCTTGGCAAGCGGCGAAGCTGGATATTATCAATGCAAATCCTCTTGCTCCTGAGCTTTAATCTGATGGCCTGGTGCAGCCCTAATCAATCTCCCCAATGGATGGCCTTTCTAGCCTTGTTAATCGCTTTTTTTTCAGCCACACAAGATATTGCAATAGATGCACACCGTACCGAATATTTGCAGGAAAGCGAGTTTGCGCTAGGCGCTTCGCTGGCCGTTTTTGGCTACCGCCTTGCCTTATTTATTGCTGGGGGATTGGCGCTGGTAATGGCGAATAGTCTGGGATGGAGCTTCACCTACCGGATAATGGGAGCCCTGATGGGTTTAGGGATATTTGCCGCATTATGGAGCCCAGAGCCTTCGCAGCCAGCAAATGTCCAGCCCAACTTTTTACAATTGTTTCTCGAACCTTTGAAGGAGTTATGGAATCGACCAGGCATTATTCCTCTTATACTGTTTATTCTGTTCTATAAACTGGGTGAAGCCTTCACCACGACTACCAGCGGTATTGTCATGCCTTTTTTGATTCAAGGCCTGGGATTCTCACTGGATACAATTGGCTATGTAAATAAAATGCTTGGCATCAGTTCCATTCTGCTTGGCGGTTTGGCGGCCGGATTTCTCCTCCTGCGCTGGCCCTTGTACCAGGCTTTACTGGTTTTCGGGATTATTCAGGCATTGACAAATGTATTATTTATTGCCCTGGCTATTACAGGAAAAAATCTGACTTTATTTGCTATTGCCGTGGTTCTCGATAATTTTGCTGCAGGGATGGGCTCCACTGCGTTGGTCGCTTTATTCATGCGGCTCGTAAATCGTCAATACACCGCAACCCAGTTTTCCCTTTTAGTCGCAATATCAACTCTACCACGCACTTTCTCAGGGCCAATCGCTGCCTTATTGCAGATATGGACAGGCTGGGTTGGACTCTATGAGTTTTCATTTGTTCTTGCATTGGCTTTTATCCCATTCCTGTTGTTAATCAAAAATCAAACCCGGATGGATGAAAAGGAAACTATCAATAGTTTGAGTGTTGCACACTAA